The following DNA comes from Aquila chrysaetos chrysaetos chromosome 9, bAquChr1.4, whole genome shotgun sequence.
TGGGACAGGGAACGAAGTCCCATGGAGCCACGACCGTGGTGAACCCAAAAGCACGAGGGAAAACTAAACTACCCCAATGCTGAGAGGCCCTTGGCAACACTGGCTTTCATGTGCCAAATCCTATGCAGGGAGGCTGTAatgctccccccacccccccgcatGTCCCCCCAGACCACTTTGGCCAGGGGACCCAGAAAGGAGGAGGGACAGGGCTGTGACAAAGCTTCAGCTCCCCATGTCACTGGAGCAGCCTTGAGGCTGCTCTCACTTCACACCCTGTATCAGAGCTGGCTTGTGCCAGGGGAACACTCTCTGGGGGCTTTTCCCAGACCCGCCACGTTCCCCTGAGCCTTCAGCCTCACCAAGGAGCCTCTGCTCCctttcccatccctcctccccctccaccaGCCCTGGTGGCTCCGGCCCAGGGCAGAACAATGCGGCCAGTCCAAGCCTCCATGCGACCCCGTTTCTCAGCCAACCCTTCACCAAGTGGGAAATCCGGGGCAGAGTAACCTAGTTTCTGTGCTTACAAGGAGCTTTCTGTCCCAGCCAAGCAAGGTGGCGGGGAAAGCGCTGCCCTCCCAGGGCTTGGTGTCCCAGCGGGCAGATGGTGGCACCGGGAGAGGCAGGTAAGGAGGCCCTGACAGGCCAGGATGCTCCTCAGCCTTGTCTGGAGTGGGATATTGGGGTACCTCAGATGTGGCTCTGATGTTGTGGGGGACCCCAAGGCTCTGGCTTCGGTGGGTTTCTCACTCACAGCTGTCCCAGAGCAGCCTGGGCTGGAGGATGGAGCCTGCAGGGAGCCAGGACAGCTATGGGCTCTTTGTGGCTGGGGCGATGCTCAGCCCCAGGGGTCTGTTTGTGGGTGCAATGCTCAGACCCGCTGTCGATCCTCACAGTCACAGCAGGAGAAATGacattgctttgctttcaccCCAAAGATTTCCACAAAGCCAGGAAGAGAACCCAAGCATCTGGGCACCTGATTTCCCCGAGCACCCCAGTCGGAGGAGCAGAGCACCCCAGCTCCCATCCCGACTCTCTCCACCAGGCTTCGCTGCCCTCCCTGTTGGGGTGCAACGCAGGCGAGGCAGGAGCAGGCGCCCGCTGCCCCAACCTGCTGAGGCTCGTCCTCTTCCAGCAGGACTTTCTGGTTCCTGCAGTCCCCGGTGAAGCCacacagggctgggctgggccacAGCGAGCCCTGCCACGAGCCAGGTTGGAAGCCTGGCAGCGTGGCCGGACCTTGGCCAGGCACTGGGCATGGGTCTGTGGGGGTCTTCTGGCCACAGCTCCCTGGGGCCAGGCGCCTGCCAGGTGCCGATGCTCCAAGGACGGAGGTGAGCCAGCTCTGTCCTCACCCGCCGGAGAGGTAATGCCGCTCGCTGGGGAACACGGTGGCTGCCTGCAAGGGGTCCTGGGGACCACACGGTTCTTGAGACATTGCTCTTTCTCCATTGCTTCTGGCAAGAGCTGCAAAAAAGAGCTGCAAGAGCAGggtgtcccgtccccccgccccccagttTTTGTACCCTCTGGCTGCTGATGGAGCCGCACAGAGGAATCCCTGATGGGGATGGGCGCTGTGGGGCTCTGCAGGGGCAAAGGCAGGAGCATCTGGACACCCCTGTGCCAGGGAGGTCTTGGTGCAGGGAGCCCAGCAGTGTGTGGGGACGCCTCTACCTCTGCCAGGATGGCGGTGGCAAGCTCTCGCCCATATTCAGGGGCCATCCACGGTTTGAGGCGCTGGGGCCCCATGGCCCCCCCCGTGCTGGCTGCTGGCTTCCCCCCTCTGGTTTCCGCTCAGTGACGGCACTTGCCCTAAGCCTCTCTCTTCCCGCAGGGATGGTGCTGGGACCTTTGAGGGGTGCATCCCTGCCACCCCCCGCCATGCCCACAGCTGCCCTCCGCTTGCTCTGCGGTGTAGTGATGCCAGCTGCCATGCTCTGCGCCGAGCCCCTGCCCCGCATCACCTTCCCCAGCGGTGAGTACGACACTGAGAGAGCAAAatggctggggaggggatggggacaagCTGGGTTGCGGGGGGGGACAACATCAGCTTTAAAGAGCATCTGTCCCGAGGGTTGAGCATCCAGCATCAGGGACCCACGGGCTGCTCTCCATCACAGCCTTCCCATCTCGTTACCCCTCTCGTTAGCCCTGCACAGGGCTGGGACAGTGGGacagcagctctggggcaggggacaggtGCTGGTGGCAGCAGGGCGATGCAAATGGCTTCGGGGCTGCCGTGGAGCCAGATGTGATGAGGCTGGTTGGCACCCAAACACCTTTGGGAGTGGGAGCTGGGTGTACCCCAGGGTGCCAGCTCTAGCAGAGCAATTTTGGGACCCGCCTGGCACCTGGGGATCTGTGCAGGGCCACCCTGGAAAGGGAAGGCTGCCTACTTGGTGGGACAGGGCACCGCATCCTGCCTGTGTGTTCAGCCAAATGGCAGGTGGCAAAGAAAGGGGTTTGGCAGTGCTGTGGTATGGCGGCGTTCGGGCAGGCGGGAGAGATCTGTGCCCCCATGGCAGGGCCGTGCCCTCATGAGGTCCCTGCCCGTGCTGCCACTTCCCCTTCCCCATGCAGCCATTCTGAGAACTGCAaaatctcccttttctttttccctgttttggTGGCTGGCAGAGGCAAACAAGaagcctgcagccccagctgtgcTTGTGGGCACCGTGGGGGCTTGTAACCCCCCCAGGCTGGCACCTTGGTGTGGTGGATCCCCCAAACGGAGCATCACCCCATAGCCATGGCCCCAAAGCATCACAGGCACAGCTTGCAGCccaacaaggaaaaaagcactcTATTTCTTACAGGACAGCAAAGCAGCATCAGAGGGTGAGGGATGCACGGGCTTTGCAGCCTGGGGACGTTCAGCTCTTGCGGCAGGACGCAGAGGGGatggtggggaggtggggaccTGGAGGGGGAAGTGAGGATGGCAATGGGGGGGCCGTTGGGGAAGCAACTCACCCCATTTCCTATGTGAGAAGTGACACAAGCCGcaatggcagctgctgccacatCCGCCCAGCGttgatggtggtggtggtgctgggccatgtgtctgtgtgtcccTTGGTCCCCATCATCCCCTTTTGCTCCTGCCAGGGGACCCCCGACGGACACTGACCCATTTCAGCCAGGAAAACGTCTCCCACTACGACATCTTCCTCCTGCATGAGAGCGAGGAGGAGCTGTACGTGGGGGCCCGTGACCGGGTGCTGGCCCTGACCGTTGGCACCCCAGGCAGCATCCGTGCTAAAGCCTCggtgagcagcagctgcttttggggaggctgggggggggtgtcctctgctgtgcctcagtttccctactCGGGCTGGGCGGTCGTGGCCTGGCTCAGCAGTTGTGgaccctctcccttccctccgcAGATAATGTGGGGACCCACGGCCGAGAAAATCTCCGAGTGTGCTTTTAAGAAGAAGAGCCAGGAGGTGAGAGAgcaccggggtggggggggtcccacagAGCTGTGGGGATGCTCAGcccctgcctctgctctttccctccccccccagaCCGAGTGCTTCAACTTCATTCGGGTCCTTGTGGCCCTGAACCAGACCCACCTCTACGTCTGCGGGACCTACGCCTTCAGCCCCGTGTGCACCTACATTGTGAGTGTCCCCACCAGCCAAGGACGGAGACAAGGGGGGGGTCTCCAGACATGTGGCATTGCCGTGAAGAACCACAAAATACTGGCCCAGGAgccccagcgggatgggggatTTGAGCTAATTGCATCATGGGAAGTCCCCTGGGatgtggggtgctgggtgcccccCGCCACCAAGATGCATCTTTGAGTTTCATGCACTAAAGGAGCCCATGGTGTTTCTAACCACGGCTGCCAGCGCCCTTACACTTGCCAGGTCCGATGCAGATGGTAAACCCCTGATTTTTGGGTCCCAGTTCCCTCAGGTGACCCCAGGCAGCctctcctgcctcagtttccccacttgCTGAGCACACGGTGAGCACCGCAGCTTCCCCACAGGCCAGAGGGAGTACACAGCCATTTCTTGCAGATTTGGGCTTTGTTTTAACTCCATCggctgatttttctcccctttcccacaGCAACTGGAGAACTTCACACTAATgtccagcagcagaggacaaCCTTTCCTGGACGGGAAGGGCCAGTGCCCCTTTGACCCCCAGCACACCTACACGGCCCTGCTGGTGGGTGAGTACAGGGCCAGTGGCCCCCACGGGTGGGCACCCATCCCTGGGATGGAGTGGAGGGTGACAGTGTGTGGGGGTGTCTCCCTGCTACAGCTCACCCCCACCCTGTCCCTGAGCAGATGGCGAGCTCTACGCTGGCACCATGAACAACTTTCAGGGCAACGAGCCCATCATCTCCCGCTCACTGGGCAGCCGGACCCTGCTCAAGACGGACGCCTTCCTCCGCTGGCTGTCAGGTGATCAGGGAGACAGTCCTTGGGAGGCCTCCCTGGCCCCCCTCACCCTCCCCGTGCCAGGGGGTGCCCGCAGCAGCCCTCTCCTCGTTCCACCTCCTCACCTATctgccccggctgtgccccaCAGCCGACGCTGCCTTCGTGGCCTCCTTCAGCATCCCGGGAGATGACAAGGTCTACTTCTTCTTCGAGGAGACAGCCGATGAGTTTGATTTCTTCGAGCGGCTTCTGGTGCCACGGGTGGCCCGTGTCTGCAAGGTGGGTGCAGGGACGACAACAGAGGACGATGATGGCAGATGATGAGGGTACCCAGCTCCTGTCACCCCGGGGCTGAGCATCCTCCTGGCTCCCACAGAGTGATGTCGGGGGGGACAAGGTGCTGCAAAAGAAGTGGACGACGTTCCTGAAGGCCCAGCTGGTGTGCTCGCAACCCGGCCACTTCCCCTTCAACGTCATCCATCACGCCTTCGCTCTGCCCCGCCGTGACGGTGGTGCTGACTTCTATGCCGTCTTCACCTCGCAGTGGTGAGTCCTGACACCCAGGGGTGCTGCAGGTGCAGTGGGGACCCACGTCCTCCCCATGCCCACTTTGCTGTCCCTGCAGGCAGGCGGGCAGAGCGGGCAGCGCAGCTGTCTGTGCCTACAGACAGGAGGCTCTGGAAGAGGTCTTCGAGGGCAAGTACAAGGAGCTGAACAAGGAGAGCTCCCGCTGGACGGTCTACGGTGGTCCCGACATGAATCCCCGGCCCGGCAGCGTGAGTGCTGCCTACCTCGGGGATAAGACCCTCCCGGGGGATGATGCTGATCCCCATGGGGAGGGGCTTGTCTGTCCCAGTTTGCCCTGTATGCTGGCAGTGGGGTgagatggtggtggtggtgcaaGTGGGATGGGAAAGGGGGAGGGTTCCCTTTGCACCCAACTGATGCTGTCACAGGGCAGCCTGGTGGTGTGTGCCCCCCCActccccgtgcctcagttttcccatGCCAGCACTGactcctctctccctgcagtgCTACATGGGTCCCTCCTCTGACAAAGCCCTCACCTTCATGAAGGACCATTTCCTAATGGACGGGAAGGTGTCACCCACCCAGGGGCAGCCGCTGCTGGTGAAGACGGACATCACGTACACGCGCATCGTGGTGGACGAGACTCATGGCATCTCAGGGGCCACCTACCGCGTCATGTTCCTGGCCACAGGTGGGTTTACGTGGGGGTACACACGGGGTACCTGGTCACCCCTCCTACCCTTCCCTTGGCCTCCCAAAACACCAGTGATGTCCCCTGTTCCCCCGCAGTGGAGGGTTTCCTGCACAAAGTGGTGGAGCTGCCCGGGGGTCCTCACATCGTGGAGAGCATCCAGCTCTTTGAGAGACCGGAACCGGTGAAGAATCTACTGCTGGCCCCGGGGAAGGTAGGCGATGCAGGTGACCCAACAGCCCACCCCAAGCCCAGcatggggagggcagggggggaggCTCAGCCCggcacctctccctccccagggcaTCCTCTATGTGGGTTACTCCAGCGGTGTTCTCCAAGTCCCATTGGCCAACTGCAGCCTGCACCAGAGCTGCGCCGAGTGCGTGCTGGCGCGGGACCCATACTGCGCCTGGTATAGCCTTGAGGGATCCTGCCAGCCTACCCGTGCCGCAGCCGCCACCGAGGACATGTGAGCTGGGGAGGCGGCAGGATGAGGATGGGAAGGGGGGGTGCGGCCGGGACCGGGATGCTGATGCCACTCTCCCGGTCGCAGGAGCGCATGGCTGCAGGACGTCGAAGCGGGGAGCCCAGCCACCATGTGCCACCGCGGGAGGAGCGTGGCCATGCCCCGAACCTGGGGGGCACAGGAGGATCCCGTAGCAGAGAGTTGAGTATGGGGGCATGGCGGGACGGGGGGGGGTGCAGTGGGACCAGGACTGGCGGGAGGGATGGGGCACATGGGGTGCACTGCATcaccctgctctcctcctccgcAACTCACAGGGCTCAGCCCCCCGCTTAACGCCGTGGTCTACTTGCGGTGCCCCCGCCACTCCGCCCTGGCCAACtacagctggcagcagcccgATGGCCAGGGGGGCCGGGGGGACACGGCGGTGCTGCCTAACCACACGCTGGTGGTCATCATGCAACGAGGGACTGCTGGCACCTACAAATGCCGGGCCACTGAGAACGGCTATACCTGGACCGTGGCTCACTACCAGCTACAGGACCCCAGTGGGGTGGCCCCCCAGCTGGACGAGCTGGCTGAGGAGGACCTGGCCTGGGGGTCTTCAGTCCCTGGCACCCCCCGGTCTTACTGGCCCCAGTTTGTCACCGTCACCGTGCTGCTGGCTGTCACATTGGCCGCTGCCGCCTGCCTGGCCCTCCTTGCCTACCACGACCAGCTCAAAGCCAGGAGCAAGGTACGGGGGTGCAGCACACCCCATAGCCCCCCATCCCAGCGCCGGGAGAAGGTACCCCTCAATGGGGGGACCGGAGAGCCCTCAGCACCCGGAGTCCCcaccgaggaggaggaggaggaggaaggctccCGTGCTTGCTGCCTCCAGCTTGATGGGGACATCGATGTCGATAACAAC
Coding sequences within:
- the SEMA4A gene encoding semaphorin-4A isoform X4; protein product: MVLGPLRGASLPPPAMPTAALRLLCGVVMPAAMLCAEPLPRITFPSGDPRRTLTHFSQENVSHYDIFLLHESEEELYVGARDRVLALTVGTPGSIRAKASIMWGPTAEKISECAFKKKSQETECFNFIRVLVALNQTHLYVCGTYAFSPVCTYIQLENFTLMSSSRGQPFLDGKGQCPFDPQHTYTALLVDGELYAGTMNNFQGNEPIISRSLGSRTLLKTDAFLRWLSADAAFVASFSIPGDDKVYFFFEETADEFDFFERLLVPRVARVCKSDVGGDKVLQKKWTTFLKAQLVCSQPGHFPFNVIHHAFALPRRDGGADFYAVFTSQWQAGRAGSAAVCAYRQEALEEVFEGKYKELNKESSRWTVYGGPDMNPRPGSCYMGPSSDKALTFMKDHFLMDGKVSPTQGQPLLVKTDITYTRIVVDETHGISGATYRVMFLATVEGFLHKVVELPGGPHIVESIQLFERPEPVKNLLLAPGKGILYVGYSSGVLQVPLANCSLHQSCAECVLARDPYCAWYSLEGSCQPTRAAAATEDMSAWLQDVEAGSPATMCHRGRSVAMPRTWGAQEDPVAERLSPPLNAVVYLRCPRHSALANYSWQQPDGQGGRGDTAVLPNHTLVVIMQRGTAGTYKCRATENGYTWTVAHYQLQDPSGVAPQLDELAEEDLAWGSSVPGTPRSYWPQFVTVTVLLAVTLAAAACLALLAYHDQLKARSKVRGCSTPHSPPSQRREKVPLNGGTGEPSAPGVPTEEEEEEEGSRACCLQLDGDIDVDNNRLHVPAGDTV
- the SEMA4A gene encoding semaphorin-4A isoform X2; this encodes MVAPGEAGMVLGPLRGASLPPPAMPTAALRLLCGVVMPAAMLCAEPLPRITFPSGDPRRTLTHFSQENVSHYDIFLLHESEEELYVGARDRVLALTVGTPGSIRAKASIMWGPTAEKISECAFKKKSQETECFNFIRVLVALNQTHLYVCGTYAFSPVCTYIQLENFTLMSSSRGQPFLDGKGQCPFDPQHTYTALLVDGELYAGTMNNFQGNEPIISRSLGSRTLLKTDAFLRWLSADAAFVASFSIPGDDKVYFFFEETADEFDFFERLLVPRVARVCKSDVGGDKVLQKKWTTFLKAQLVCSQPGHFPFNVIHHAFALPRRDGGADFYAVFTSQWQAGRAGSAAVCAYRQEALEEVFEGKYKELNKESSRWTVYGGPDMNPRPGSCYMGPSSDKALTFMKDHFLMDGKVSPTQGQPLLVKTDITYTRIVVDETHGISGATYRVMFLATVEGFLHKVVELPGGPHIVESIQLFERPEPVKNLLLAPGKGILYVGYSSGVLQVPLANCSLHQSCAECVLARDPYCAWYSLEGSCQPTRAAAATEDMSAWLQDVEAGSPATMCHRGRSVAMPRTWGAQEDPVAERLSPPLNAVVYLRCPRHSALANYSWQQPDGQGGRGDTAVLPNHTLVVIMQRGTAGTYKCRATENGYTWTVAHYQLQDPSGVAPQLDELAEEDLAWGSSVPGTPRSYWPQFVTVTVLLAVTLAAAACLALLAYHDQLKARSKVRGCSTPHSPPSQRREKVPLNGGTGEPSAPGVPTEEEEEEEGSRACCLQLDGDIDVDNNRLHVPAGDTV
- the SEMA4A gene encoding semaphorin-4A isoform X1, which gives rise to MATRAGSGGPAGMLVPPDPRGRPGAGAATGMVLGPLRGASLPPPAMPTAALRLLCGVVMPAAMLCAEPLPRITFPSGDPRRTLTHFSQENVSHYDIFLLHESEEELYVGARDRVLALTVGTPGSIRAKASIMWGPTAEKISECAFKKKSQETECFNFIRVLVALNQTHLYVCGTYAFSPVCTYIQLENFTLMSSSRGQPFLDGKGQCPFDPQHTYTALLVDGELYAGTMNNFQGNEPIISRSLGSRTLLKTDAFLRWLSADAAFVASFSIPGDDKVYFFFEETADEFDFFERLLVPRVARVCKSDVGGDKVLQKKWTTFLKAQLVCSQPGHFPFNVIHHAFALPRRDGGADFYAVFTSQWQAGRAGSAAVCAYRQEALEEVFEGKYKELNKESSRWTVYGGPDMNPRPGSCYMGPSSDKALTFMKDHFLMDGKVSPTQGQPLLVKTDITYTRIVVDETHGISGATYRVMFLATVEGFLHKVVELPGGPHIVESIQLFERPEPVKNLLLAPGKGILYVGYSSGVLQVPLANCSLHQSCAECVLARDPYCAWYSLEGSCQPTRAAAATEDMSAWLQDVEAGSPATMCHRGRSVAMPRTWGAQEDPVAERLSPPLNAVVYLRCPRHSALANYSWQQPDGQGGRGDTAVLPNHTLVVIMQRGTAGTYKCRATENGYTWTVAHYQLQDPSGVAPQLDELAEEDLAWGSSVPGTPRSYWPQFVTVTVLLAVTLAAAACLALLAYHDQLKARSKVRGCSTPHSPPSQRREKVPLNGGTGEPSAPGVPTEEEEEEEGSRACCLQLDGDIDVDNNRLHVPAGDTV
- the SEMA4A gene encoding semaphorin-4A isoform X3; the protein is MGMVLGPLRGASLPPPAMPTAALRLLCGVVMPAAMLCAEPLPRITFPSGDPRRTLTHFSQENVSHYDIFLLHESEEELYVGARDRVLALTVGTPGSIRAKASIMWGPTAEKISECAFKKKSQETECFNFIRVLVALNQTHLYVCGTYAFSPVCTYIQLENFTLMSSSRGQPFLDGKGQCPFDPQHTYTALLVDGELYAGTMNNFQGNEPIISRSLGSRTLLKTDAFLRWLSADAAFVASFSIPGDDKVYFFFEETADEFDFFERLLVPRVARVCKSDVGGDKVLQKKWTTFLKAQLVCSQPGHFPFNVIHHAFALPRRDGGADFYAVFTSQWQAGRAGSAAVCAYRQEALEEVFEGKYKELNKESSRWTVYGGPDMNPRPGSCYMGPSSDKALTFMKDHFLMDGKVSPTQGQPLLVKTDITYTRIVVDETHGISGATYRVMFLATVEGFLHKVVELPGGPHIVESIQLFERPEPVKNLLLAPGKGILYVGYSSGVLQVPLANCSLHQSCAECVLARDPYCAWYSLEGSCQPTRAAAATEDMSAWLQDVEAGSPATMCHRGRSVAMPRTWGAQEDPVAERLSPPLNAVVYLRCPRHSALANYSWQQPDGQGGRGDTAVLPNHTLVVIMQRGTAGTYKCRATENGYTWTVAHYQLQDPSGVAPQLDELAEEDLAWGSSVPGTPRSYWPQFVTVTVLLAVTLAAAACLALLAYHDQLKARSKVRGCSTPHSPPSQRREKVPLNGGTGEPSAPGVPTEEEEEEEGSRACCLQLDGDIDVDNNRLHVPAGDTV